From the Achromobacter xylosoxidans A8 genome, the window CGCTGCTGCTGGTGGCCAACGACACGCCCTCGCTGTTTCCCTCGGTGGTGCCTGCGCTGTCCATCGCGCAGACGCTGGCCGCCCTGCTGGTCGCGCACAGCGGCGAGGAAAGCCTGCGCGAAATCTCCAACAGCGAAGCGCAGTTGCAGCGCTTCGGCGTGTACGCGGAAAAGCGCTGAGACCTCAGGCGATCGGCGCGGGCGGCTCGCCGCCTTGCTGCGCCTCTTTCATTTCCATCAGCAGGCTGTGCAGCATCTCGGTGGACAGCCCGTGCAGCACCAGCCGGTAGCCCGCGCGCAGGGTCGACATCGGCACCAGCGGATGGTTGTTGTTGACCAGGATCAAGTGCTGCGGCGCGCCCAGCAGCTTGGCCGCGTAGATGCCGATGGTCTCGTCCAGCTGCAGCGAATTGGCCGCGCGCCAGAAGTCGTTGTCGGTCAGCATCAGCTGATACAACGGCGTGAAGAGTTCGATCGCGCTTTGCAGGTCCAGGAAGTTCAGCTTGCCCTGCGGCATGTCTTCTAGCAGCAAGTCCGGATCGCGGATCATCGAAAAATCGACTCGTTCCGGCGCATGCATTTCCACGCCTGCGTCGCGCAACGCCTGGTTCAAACGAATGACGAAATTGAACAGGTTCAGGTCATGCTTGACGAAGAGTTCGTCCTTTAGATCGTCGATATCGCGCGGCTCCAGCGGCGTGGTGGTGACACGCACCGGCGAGTTGGCCGCGATGAAGGACAGTATCTGCGCGCCCAGGTGGAAGTGGCGCAGGATCAGCCAGTTGGCCTCGGGCGACACGAAGCGCTTCAAGCCCCAAGCCAGGATGCGGTGCAGCAGCTTCGAATGCGACCAGCGGCGCGGCAGGAAGGTCTTGATGACCTGGATCAGGATGATGAAGGCACGCGCCAGCGGCCGCAGAAAGGGCAGCAGGTACTGGCGCGAAGCGCAGCTGGAATCCGTCAGCCAGGCCTTCTTGACCTTGTCCGGCAGAGGCGTGCTGCGGTCCAGGTAGAGCGCCAGCCAGGGGCTGGGATCGGCGGGATCGTGCGGCTTGGCAAGGAATTCGGGCTCTTGGCTCATGACGCGTCGCCTTCCATCACGTGGTGGAACTGCATTAGGTACAGCGCGGCCGTGCGGCGCGCGGTGTCGACGATGCGCTGTTCGGCGCGGCCGTCCTCGTCGCAGTCCAGCGCCAGCTCCACCGCCGACAGCCAGCGCGCCAGGTGATGCTCGTCGTTGTGGCCGTGGTACTCCAGGAAGCGGAAGGCGTCGGGCGGCAGCGTCAGGCTGGCCTTGAGCAGCGGCAGCAGCGCCGGCACGATGCGCTGCCCGGTGCCCTCGATGATGTAGATGGCGCCCAGCAAGCCGATGGGATCGCGCGTAGCGGCCAGGCCGTGCAGATAGGCGTTGAGCGCCTCGCCGCCGGGATTGCGGCGCAGGGCATCGATGCTGTCCACCGGACCGCCCGCGTTGCGGTAGTCCTGGAACAGGATCTGGAAATCGTTCTGCTCTTCGCCGGCGTGCGTATCGATCAATGCGGCCAGCGGCGCGTACTGCTCCGACAGCGAGGCCGCGCCTTCGCGCATCCACTTGCTGCCTTCGCGCACCTGCGGAATCCAGTTCTCCATCCAGTTCAGATAGTCGGCCGTCTGGAACTGGCGATTGCGCAGGCGCCGCACTACCGGCGTGCGCCACACGCGCGAACGGTAGTCGTGCCAGATCGCGGCCAGTTCGGTCAGCAGCTGGCCCAGGCCTTGCGGCGCCATGTCCGGATCGTGCGGCGGCGCGATCGCGGCGGCGTCGTCGCTGTTCGCGTCCTCGCGCGCGGCGACCGTTGCGGGCGCGCCCACGGCGATCTGCGGCGCGTGCACGGCTTCGGCTTCCAGCAGCATGTACGCGGCCATGAAACGGCCCGATTCCGGGATGTAGCAGAAGATCTGCTCGCCCGGCTTCACTTCGCGCGTTTCCAGGAACTCGGCCAGCATGATCAGGATGGACGCCGCGCCGGTATTGCCGCGCCACGCCAGGTTGCTGAACCAGCGTTCACGCGGGATCACCAGGCCGGCCTTCTCCATCAAGTCTTCCACCACGGGAATGAACTTCTCGGACGAGTAGTGGCACAGGAAGTGGTCCACCTGGTCCGGATCCACCCAGCCGTCGCGCACCAGCTTGGCGTATTCATGGATGCCGATGTCGAACAGATGCGGCAGCAGGCGGATGTCCTGACGCAAGGACAGCGCGCCATCGGCCTCGGCCTCGTTCCACGACGGATAGTCCAGATGACCCTTGGCCCGGTCGGCCGACAGGCCCAGCTGCATGCACACCGGATAGTCGCCCGAGAACGAACGCTGATGCACCCACTTCAGACGCAGGCGCACGCCTTGCGAGGCGCCCGGCAAGGGCCGTCCGCTATTGCCCAACAACACCGCCCCCGCGCCGTCCGACAGCATCCAGCGCAGGAAATGCGCGTCGAAGTCGGCGTCGTAGCCGCGCGCCGCGAAGCGCGAGCGCTTGAACAGCCGCGACGGCAGCTCGCTGGCCACCGCCAGGGCGCTGGCGTGTCCGCCCAGCTCCACGCCCTGCGCGGCCGTCTGGATGGCCGACACGCCCGCCGCGCAAATGCCGTGCACCGACAGGGTTTCCATCGGATGCGCGGCCAGCTCGCCCTGGATCATGTTCGAGAAACCCGGCATCAACGCGTCCCCGCCCGACGAGCCGCTGGCCAGCAGCGACACGGCGGACAGGTCGCTGTCGTTGCGCCGCAGGCAATCGCGGATGGCGTTGGCCGCTAGCTGCGCGTTGGTGAATACCGTGGCGCCCTCGGGATCGATCGCGTAGTAGCGCTGCTTGATGCCGTTCTCGGCCAGGATGCGGCTCTTGATGCGGCTGGACATGCGGTTCAGCGGCGCGATGTAGCTGTCCATGGCATCGTTGGACACGGGCTCGCCCGGCATGAAGTAGCCGGCGCTTTCCAGGTAGACACGATGAAACGCAATGGGCATGAGAGGCCTCTGGTGGATGTAGGGAGTGCGGCGCTAGCGGATGTGCTCGGGCGCCATGCATGAACGGCTGCGAAAGCGCGGCATGAAGGCGCCCAGCACGAACACGCGGAACATATAGGGCGTGAGGCCCGGCTCGTTCAAGGCCGGATTCACGCGGTTGCGGTATTGCTCGCGGTGCAGGCGCGTCAGTTCGGACCAGTGCGCCCGCGGATGCTCGTGGTGGGCGGTGTGCAGGCCGATGTTGAAGAGCAGCGGATTGACCAGCCCTTCGAAATTGCGCGCATAGTTCAGGCCCGCGACGGACCGAGGCCCGCCGTCGGCGTGCGCATGCTGCAGGTAGTTGGTAGCCAGCAGCCAGTGCAACCCATGCAGCTGCGGCACGATGACGAACAGCAGCGCCTTCATGGGGTTTACGGCCAGCAGCCCGCCCCACAGGCCCAACCATACGCCGTACTGCGCCATGCAATAGCGCCAGGCGCCCGGCCAATGCCGGTACAAGCGGCCCAGCCACGCGAAGAACAAGGGATACAGCACCCAACCCGCCTGCAATGGATGGATCAGGTAGCCCCACAGATGGTTGGTGTCGCCGCCAAAGCGATAGGTACGCGCCACGTCGCGCGCGCCGTGCTTGTAGCGATGGTGGTTGGCCACGTGCGCCGGATAGAACACGAAGGTCGGATGCCCCTGCAGCAGCGTGATCCAGAAATCGGTCGCGCGGTTGGTCCAGCGTCCGCGCCACATGCGGATGTGCGTATGGTTGTGGTGGATGACGCCCACGCCCAGGGTCAGGAACAGCATCAGGCCGTACAGCGGCCACCAGAAGCCGTGCACCCACTGCCACGCCGCCAGCGCCGGCAACGCGGCCAGGTAGGCCAGGCTTTGCCAGTCGCGCCAGCTGCGCAGCGACGGCAGGCGGCGCTGCCGCTTAAGCGCGCCCGCCAAGCGATTCTCGCTGCCGGAAAGCATTCAGCTGGGCCTGCGCCGCCTCGGCCTTGAGACGGGTGCGGAACAGACGATCCATGAAGGTGAACTGGAAGCCGTAGTTGCCGTTGTAGCAGGCGTGGTGCAGGTGATGCCTGCGGCTGGCGGCGAACCAGTGCGCGTAGGACACGTTGGGAAAGAAGTCGTAGTTGGCGTGGCCGATGCAATTGAAGAACAGGCTGAACAGCGGCACCGACGCCAGCGACCAGAAACTGAAGTCGTGCAGCACCATGGGCAGCATGATCACGTTGCCCAGCATCAGCGCTTCGATGGGATGGAAGCTGTAGGTCGAGAACGGCGTGGTCACGACCGAGCGGTGATGCGGCAGGTGGAAGCGGCGCAGCAGCTTGGTGTGCAGCAGGCGGTGGTTGATCCAGAAATGCACGTCGTTCCAGGCCACCAGCACCAGGATCTCGAGCGTGATCTTTTGCCAGCTGGCATCCGGGTCCAGGTGCGCCCAGCCCAGCTGCAACAGGCCCCAAGGGAAAATCATGCCCGTGCCGAACAGCAGGATGGACAGCCCGGATTGCGCGAGCTCGCGCCGCAGCTGGCCCGGCGCCAACGGACGCGGATCCAGCGGGCGTCCGATGCCCAGCGCCGGCAGGACGTAGTGCGTCAGCAGCCAGGTGGCCGCGCCGAAGACCAGATAGATGCCGCCGAAGAAAAGCAGGCCCGCCAGCATCACTTGCCAGGCGGACAAGGCTACAAAAGCTTGGGCCATGAACGTTCTGTTTCACCCTGAGAATGGGCGCATGATAAGCAATCCGTCAGCTTCCAGGTAGGACATTTATTACAAAATGAATCCGAAGGCCACAAAGCTGGCGGACTGCTCGCCAAGTTCGGGCTACTGGCAAGGATATTGCCGGTTCAACCCCGCCACGGCGGCGTCCATGCGCGCGGCCAAGGCCATGCTGGCGGGCGGCATGGGCATGCGCAGCTCCTCGCTCAGCAGGCCCTGGCGCCCCAGTTGCGCCTTCAAGGGACCGGGATTGGGCTCGGCGAAGGTCAGCTGGATGATGGGGACCAGCGCGTGGAACAGCTTGCGGGCCAAGTCCAGCTGCTGCGCCTTCACGGCCTGGTGCATGGCCACGAACAGGTCGGGGCGGATATGTGCCGCGGCCGCGATCATGCCGGCGCCCCCCAGGCTCATCACGGACAGCGCCTGCAGGTCCTCGCCCGCCAGCACGTGCATGTTGCCGTCGGCGATCAGCGCGATCGTCTTTTCCAGCGAGCCGCCGCAGTCCTTGATCGCCGCGATATTGGGATGCGCGGCCAGCGCCAGCAAGGTCGCTGTATCCAATGTCGTGCCGGTGCGATAGGGAATGTCGTAGAGCACCAGGGGGAAGCGCGAGGCATCGGCCAGGCAGCGGAAATAGGCGGCGGCGCCTTCCTGGCCGGGGCGCACGTAGTACGGCGCGGGCGCCAGGATGCCGGCCAACGGACGCGTGCCGAAGGCGGCCAGGCGCTGCATCACGTGTCCATGATGGTTGCCCGCCAGGCCCATGATGACGGGCAGCCTGCCGGCCTCGGTCAGCACGGCGTCCAGCACCGCCAGCTGTTCGGCATCGTCCAGCGACGCAGCCTCGCCGGTGCTGCCGCACACGACCAGCCCGTCCACGCCCGCGGCGGCATAGTGGCGCACCAGGCGGCGCAAGGCCCCGCCATCCACGGCGCCGCCGGAAAACGGCGTGACCAGAGGCACCCAGACGCCCTGGATCGGAGATTGATGATGAGATTGCATGTGAACACTCCTGCGTTGTAAGCGGACCGTGGTTGGGGACCGTACAGAAGTGCTCGGGATGCCAGGGGATGCGCGGACGGCGCCAAGCGCCGCCAGGAGGCCGCTGTTCCGTCGCCCATCTGACGGAACAGCATGCTCCGGTCAGATGAGCGGCTGTTTTTTGGATTTCAGGCCGGCGCAAGCCAGTACCACGCCCTGGGCGCGGAACGGGAAAGCGGATTGCTTGGCCTGATGAATCATGAATGTGGGAACGGATGCGGTGGTGTGCAAGCGCAGATGCGGGAATCTACCGGGAGGCCGCAACCGTGTCAACGGCGCGCAGCGCGGCGGCTGCCGCCGCGGCTCAGCCCAGGCTGGCCAGGAACACCGCGCACAGGGCTTCCATGCCCTGGCGGTCGTCCTCGTCGAAACGATCCGGCACCGGGCTGTCCACGTCC encodes:
- a CDS encoding fatty acid desaturase, with amino-acid sequence MLSGSENRLAGALKRQRRLPSLRSWRDWQSLAYLAALPALAAWQWVHGFWWPLYGLMLFLTLGVGVIHHNHTHIRMWRGRWTNRATDFWITLLQGHPTFVFYPAHVANHHRYKHGARDVARTYRFGGDTNHLWGYLIHPLQAGWVLYPLFFAWLGRLYRHWPGAWRYCMAQYGVWLGLWGGLLAVNPMKALLFVIVPQLHGLHWLLATNYLQHAHADGGPRSVAGLNYARNFEGLVNPLLFNIGLHTAHHEHPRAHWSELTRLHREQYRNRVNPALNEPGLTPYMFRVFVLGAFMPRFRSRSCMAPEHIR
- a CDS encoding sterol desaturase family protein is translated as MAQAFVALSAWQVMLAGLLFFGGIYLVFGAATWLLTHYVLPALGIGRPLDPRPLAPGQLRRELAQSGLSILLFGTGMIFPWGLLQLGWAHLDPDASWQKITLEILVLVAWNDVHFWINHRLLHTKLLRRFHLPHHRSVVTTPFSTYSFHPIEALMLGNVIMLPMVLHDFSFWSLASVPLFSLFFNCIGHANYDFFPNVSYAHWFAASRRHHLHHACYNGNYGFQFTFMDRLFRTRLKAEAAQAQLNAFRQRESLGGRA
- a CDS encoding DUF6999 family protein encodes the protein MSQEPEFLAKPHDPADPSPWLALYLDRSTPLPDKVKKAWLTDSSCASRQYLLPFLRPLARAFIILIQVIKTFLPRRWSHSKLLHRILAWGLKRFVSPEANWLILRHFHLGAQILSFIAANSPVRVTTTPLEPRDIDDLKDELFVKHDLNLFNFVIRLNQALRDAGVEMHAPERVDFSMIRDPDLLLEDMPQGKLNFLDLQSAIELFTPLYQLMLTDNDFWRAANSLQLDETIGIYAAKLLGAPQHLILVNNNHPLVPMSTLRAGYRLVLHGLSTEMLHSLLMEMKEAQQGGEPPAPIA
- a CDS encoding StlD/DarB family beta-ketosynthase — protein: MPIAFHRVYLESAGYFMPGEPVSNDAMDSYIAPLNRMSSRIKSRILAENGIKQRYYAIDPEGATVFTNAQLAANAIRDCLRRNDSDLSAVSLLASGSSGGDALMPGFSNMIQGELAAHPMETLSVHGICAAGVSAIQTAAQGVELGGHASALAVASELPSRLFKRSRFAARGYDADFDAHFLRWMLSDGAGAVLLGNSGRPLPGASQGVRLRLKWVHQRSFSGDYPVCMQLGLSADRAKGHLDYPSWNEAEADGALSLRQDIRLLPHLFDIGIHEYAKLVRDGWVDPDQVDHFLCHYSSEKFIPVVEDLMEKAGLVIPRERWFSNLAWRGNTGAASILIMLAEFLETREVKPGEQIFCYIPESGRFMAAYMLLEAEAVHAPQIAVGAPATVAAREDANSDDAAAIAPPHDPDMAPQGLGQLLTELAAIWHDYRSRVWRTPVVRRLRNRQFQTADYLNWMENWIPQVREGSKWMREGAASLSEQYAPLAALIDTHAGEEQNDFQILFQDYRNAGGPVDSIDALRRNPGGEALNAYLHGLAATRDPIGLLGAIYIIEGTGQRIVPALLPLLKASLTLPPDAFRFLEYHGHNDEHHLARWLSAVELALDCDEDGRAEQRIVDTARRTAALYLMQFHHVMEGDAS
- the dapA gene encoding 4-hydroxy-tetrahydrodipicolinate synthase, with translation MQSHHQSPIQGVWVPLVTPFSGGAVDGGALRRLVRHYAAAGVDGLVVCGSTGEAASLDDAEQLAVLDAVLTEAGRLPVIMGLAGNHHGHVMQRLAAFGTRPLAGILAPAPYYVRPGQEGAAAYFRCLADASRFPLVLYDIPYRTGTTLDTATLLALAAHPNIAAIKDCGGSLEKTIALIADGNMHVLAGEDLQALSVMSLGGAGMIAAAAHIRPDLFVAMHQAVKAQQLDLARKLFHALVPIIQLTFAEPNPGPLKAQLGRQGLLSEELRMPMPPASMALAARMDAAVAGLNRQYPCQ